The Chaetodon auriga isolate fChaAug3 chromosome 2, fChaAug3.hap1, whole genome shotgun sequence genome segment AGACACAGGGGACAATGATTTGACAAAACATCTGGTGTGATGGTGATGTAGAATAATGTGACTGTGatccttttcctgtttcacatTCATAGCTCAATACAATTTTACACATACTGGAAGCAAATGGTCAAATCTACGCAAGGCGTTCTCTCCACAGTCCCACAGCTGCAGACGGAAGAAAAGCACTCTGCCGCTGTCTCTCAGCTTCACTGGCCAATACACCACCACCGTCTCAATACCTGTAACAACAAAAGATAAACTGGGCAAATATTTGTTTGACCTTCACATTGAAGCATTTTTAACTGTATAAATTACTCTGCCCTATCGGTGAAGAGCAAGGAACCAACCTGTGGTTTCATAGTGCATGTTAGGAATACTCAGGCCTGCAAGACGTGCAGCAAGAGCAGTTTTCCCAACACCACTCTTGCCAGAGATGAAGATCTTATAGTGAACCGTGTCCACAGCTACATGTGGGGGCATCACGGGGGATTCCAACAGACCTGTAAAACAAATTTAACCATCATATTTACTTTTGTGTAGTACTGTCGGTTATTGATCAAAACTTTCACTATCATTCAGTGAAAGTAAGGTTTACTTTCGCTGTCAACATGCCTCTGATATGGAGTATGCTGTATGCTTGTTTGACAGCATGGAGTCATCAGCGGTCACCACAAATGATTTTAAACACTAATTAACACCCACGTGCTACAATGTATAATCTAcaagcatcttttttttctgctgtggtttTCCATTGATGTGGTTTtgtcatgtcattttgttttttatttcatgctgaCTGTAAACAGTACACTACTTTTTTTGCATTGTTCCATTTCCTCTTCAAACAACCTAACTCAAACATAAGCCTCATAGGACAATTCAGTATTCAAAATGCAACCAACTCTCCTTCCATCTAGAGGCCATAACAAAAccaacatcaacatcacacaAAAATTAGAGAGCAAATTTACTGAAATATTATGTTGTATAATCAAAGCCTGGTTACAGCGTACATGTACAAATGAAATATACAGCGTTTTAGAAACAGGGAAACCACTGTAATTCAACCAAATTGGTAAAGTCTATAATGTCATACCAAACTTTTTGCGCCTCTTCTTGTGTAAAATTTTGCTGAAATATTCTTTGCTGTCTTTACATCGATGCCAGTCAGCTACTACGACAGAACCGGCAGGAGGAACCTGTGCCATGTTGCTATCGTTAGCTTAGCTATGCCGTTCAGCTAGCATCACACTATCTGAGCTCAGTTTTTACTTAAAAATAGCGGACTGTTGAACCGCAGTAGCACTACAAatactgcagacatttttttctaaTCATAAGCGcttcaacaataaaaaaaaatgtagccGGCAAATTGCATTTTAGGTCTCAAAGTGCCGCAACCTGATGAAAACTTCCGTAAACTAAAACATCACTTGACAACCGCCATAGATACAGCTGCTGCGTGGCgtcacttcctccctcttcttcttctctttcagcaAACCTGCTTCTAGATGCATTAACGTCACCTACAGGAGATTTCTTTTAAGTTGTTAATTAGAAGACAACCTTACTTTTCAATAGGCCTTTTGTGGCAGACTTCCTAATATAATATTATGTTTCCTTCTGTACTGATATCACCTCCCTTTATCACGCATCATAGCTATTAAAATATAGTAGCACGtgctcatgtctgtgtttggttcATAGTCCAGTTGGGTGCTTGTTTATTCTGTGAAGTATTTTAATGAGCCCTTTTGAGCCCTGTGACACCCCTCTCATACCAACACAGTTTTGATTATTGTAAAAATGGCTTCCTGTGTTAATGATGATCTTGTTCCTCAATACAAGTTTGGACCTCACCTGATAAGAGTTCAGTTAATTGATCATAAGGTGTGTacatttatttcaacatttacaggtttcagtttgtttggccTTACATGTCACATGATGTTAACAAgacaatgacagaaaatcacacattttaGAACAATTTTTGCAATGTTGTTGGTTTCAAGTACACTGGAAAGGGACTTTTCAGAGAGTACATTAATCTTGAGTTGGTTGATTCCTTCTCCCGCCGCCAGATGTCGCTAAACTCCACCATTTATCAGACATAAGGCTTTCAAAGCACCCTGTGAGCTCTGACTGTCAGGACCCCACTGCTCTCCATGGCCATGGTCACAGATGTGGGGTCCACATTCGACGGTAATTTGCATTTGTGAAAGAAAGTGTTCGTGACTGCGCCGTCTTCTGCCAGCTGCATGACAAGACAATGAGAACATAAGAAGGTAGAGATGATCAGTGTGGAAAAGTTACACTCCAacaattgctttgttttttatctACAGCCAAAATTTAGCTTAAGTGTGAGAACTAATTCAGAAATCAAACATCAGGCTTCGTTACTGTTTTGTGGTGACTATTGCAGATTTTCTGCACCAGGCTGACCTGCAGGCCTCACCTTCTCAGCATGCACCTCTATCAGGTTGTTGGAGAATGTGACGATAACATCTTCTGGAGAAAATTCGCTCACATCGACCGTGAACTGCAAAATGTTTCCAAAGACGTGGATCTTCCCCGTAGGACACGAATGGCCTGAAACAGTCATTTACAGCTGGTAAATCTCTCTCACTAATTTAAGTGGGTCGGacttgctttttaaaatgaaaaactgagcACATCTGTCCAGTTTTATTTACCTGACCTGTAAATTTATTTTCTTGACTGGCCTCCAGAGGTAGTGATCCTGAATCTTCAGAGGAAATACCCCGACCTTTCTCCATACAGGCTGTAGAGGTGGACTCTCTCTATCTAGCTGACTGCATCTACTGTATGGAACCCATAGAGGTCATTCTAATCTAGTGGGCtctccctgctgtctgctgaaaGTGTCACCATATAGGCCTCTTTTATAGTCCTCTGAGTGCACTGGAACATGACACAGATCGCAGATATTCACTGTGTGAGAAATGTTGTTGAACTGTTTGTCAAGGGGTCCAAAATGTCTCGCCGCACCCCTCAGTGGGAGCGTTtgagtctttgtgtttgtgtgagaaagGGTGTGgagatgtttctgtgtggaggACGAACCTATAATTATCAGGTGTGATATTAAAGAAACTGTCATTCGTAAGTTTAAGCCACTAAAGTGACAATATGATACAATTAAGTAGCTTTTAGATCAAATTTATAATGTAATTGGGCTTTTTAAGGCTATGACAGTAGGTCATCACAGAAATGACACTGTACTAATGAATTTCCAGCAAAAAACCTCACAGAGGGGGAATTTAACATACAGTGGCTGAGTGACGGTGTATGATGGAGCAcagttgtgtgtaggtgtgaCATTCTGCTGCACCTTGGCAAAGTCACCGAGGTTAATCAACTCCATCTGGATGACAGACGTCACCAAAACAagttctgtgaggctgtagtGCTAATTTGAAAGAAAGATAACAGATAGAAGTTGTCAGAAGAAAGGCCTTTCAGAGGAGCCGCTCATGTTTTGGGTACAAGAGTGTTAGATATGCAAGGTAGTACGGCACAGGTGCTTTGTGTGAGGATGGTGTAAGCAGACCAGTCACTTGTGAGGTTTAATATCATATCGAGTGTCGGGTGAGCGAAGATGTGAGAAGTGAGCTCCAACAATGTGATGAACAGTTTTTCTCGTTTTATTTGATTGGAGTGTTTATAGGTATTGTGctggcaagccgttcctgcaGTGAGTTATACAAATCCAGACCGGGCCTCCATGTTTCAACAAAGGCTTGAGAGAACCCTGTGAGTATGTaagtttttctgtctttaagaAATACGTCACATCTTTGACCCAGTGAGGAAAGGACGTAGGAGTGCATGGCTTCCATTTTAAAGGGATCGGATGTCTCACAAGGAGTGTAATGAAAGCTGTCACCACAGAGGCTTTACTTGGAAAGAGAGCACATGATTCCTTTGATGTTAAGCCAAAGAGGGAACACACTGGGTCAGGGTCAAACTGGATTTCAAACATCTCAATGAAAGCTTtcaaaatacaatacaaaatacaataaaactaaTTTAAGCCATGTTTAGTGGACACGTTGATCGTCTGTTACGCTAAGATCGGAGTTCAggatatttttacattttcaaggACAAACTTAAATTTTGACTTGGTGATGGCACGTGATgagaagtcaggggatcactgaAGTTCACCAAAGTGAATTTTACTGCAGTCCTTTAATAGATGACAAGACCTTTCACTACCAAACAACGTCTGGCAGCAGTAGAGGAAAAGTCAACAGGTCGCATAAGTCATCATGGTTCATCATCTGGGAACAATGAATGTCTGAACTTCATGACAAttcatccaacagttgttgagaaaTCTCAGTCTGacctaataaaaaaaaacaatcagtcTGGTCACAAGGCAACACTGATTTtatttaaagacaaaaatacacagcCTGGCAAACATGAGCCGTATCAGAGTTATTTCTCATGTAACAAATGACATaaatagacaataaaataaatattaaataaaaatgaacagttGTATTAAGACATGATGTAAACATGTTGAGGAAAATGCATCGTGTGATACGGAGACTAACTATAAAACATAGAATGTATGATTCTTTGCCCTGAGTGGAATAATCATCCCAAATTTAAAAGCAAGCCTCACTGGTCACAAAAAttgtagaaaaacaaagagatttaAGGATCCAGACACACTGGCAGGATTAAAGTGAGTGCTTGGAAGAAAAAGCCCTTTATCATATAGAGCACAACATATTTCAGTCATTCCGTAAGTACGAGCCAAGCACTCTCACATTGTCTCACATTTTGCACTTAGAAAAGTTTCATTTACTACATCACTTGTTTATATTcaacatataaaacatttttacataaagATAAATTATTCATCTTTTGTTCATATCATAAAGTACATAAGTGTTTTTGATCTCAGTCTTCTCTGAGTAGCTTGGAGGATCCTCTTCAGTCGTGCCACACTGCaccacagaaaagacaaaaaaaggcTGCAGCGTAGCTCAGTTTCAGCCCCCACCTCAATCCTCCTTGTCCATGAGTGAAATGGCATGGTCGGTCAGTGCACTTTGATTTGAAGGAATGCTTAGATCACACGGCAAACACGCTGAGGGAGCTGGTCTCATCTTTCAGGCCCAGGATGCTGTATGCTATCCTCTTCATGTGACCGGGCAACCGCACTCCAATATTCCTGATGTCTCTGAAAGGAAAAGATAGATGATTCgttttgagtgtgttttacaCAAAGAGATCACAGTGGTACTTGTAGAGTAGTGATGCCCAACTATGGACTCTTATACCGTAGGAAAGATTGAGGAGTAACTCAAATAATTTGAAATTAATATCCATATACTGGTAGTAAAGGATAAATGgttaaatgttcagtttgtcacTGCAAATGCTAATAGTACAAGTGTCCAAATATACTGATGATTAAATTgtctgaaaatgtaattttttagCATCCAGTTCAAGCCAAATGGGCACATTTGGTACATTGCAGATGGTGCTGGTGAAAGATTGCTTGAGCTCATGTGACAGGGCTGTAGCCGTACATGAGACAAATAAGGCTGCAAACCGCTGCTGGAGAAGTTATGGCAGCAGAGAATGAGAGGAATGTTATGGGCAGAGGCAGAGTGGAGTATTTCTGCATTCACAAACTGGATAACAAATGTTCAAGCTGAGAGCTCAATACTCTCTCTGTGTTACTACAAAATGTGGCCCGGTGCCAGTTGAATCAGCGCAGCGTGGCAGAGCTGCACCTGTGCCATATGTGCACTTACTCATGCCTCAAGGCGAGCACCTGCTCCATGGTCGTGATCCCAGCGCGAGCAAAGCTTTCGCTGTACTGGCTCATTTTGATGGACTCCAGCCACTCGGGCACCGATCTGAACATGGTGCCGTCACAGCCGCTGGTGCTGGGCAGGCGGATGGACACGCTGTGAGGAACAAAGTACATTTGGATTATTCATCACTTGCTGTGATTATATgaacactgagtgtgtgtttcttttaatttagtctgttttactttgttaCCAAAACTTGAACCTGAATAAAAGTAATGTTCATACCGTGGATCAAAGTCAGCGATTGTTTTCAAAGACTCTGGGCTTCGGAGCAGTTTCTCCAAAATGTTGACGATGTCTGAGAAGCGAGGTCGTTTGGAGCGGTCGTGCTGCCAACACTGAAGCATGAGCTGGTTGATGGCGGATGGGCAGTCCATCGGAGCAGGAAGCCTGAAGGACTCGTTGATAGCCTTCATGACCTGAGGAAGAAGCGGGGGCAGAGTGGAGGAAGCGCTTAGATCCGAAGCATATTTATGGCTGCAGTGACAGACGAAGCAGTCTGAAAAGTGCTGTGTTCGTATGTTGACAGTAACAGGTCATTTGAAGAGGATGGGGGGAACCTATACTGGATGTCAGGGAGATTTCTCTCACCACCTACCCAGCACAGACTCTCAGTGGTTACACACATTAAAGTTTGACCTGCACAGGCCAAAACAATCCTTCATCTCAACCGTACGAGCTGGAAAGACGATGTGACAGTGAAGCATACCTCATGGTTGCTCATGTCCCAGTAGGGCCGTTCTCCAAATGCCATGACTTCCCACATGACAATACCAAAGCTCCACACATCGCTGGCTGAAGTGAATTTCCTGTATGCGATGGCCTCTGGGGCAGTCCAGCGGATGGGGATTTTACCTCCCTGACAGAAGAGAAACATTCACGAATCATATTTAATGGGTGAATCGAGTGGAAACAGAAGGTGCTGAAAGACCAACACTTTAGATTAGACACTTGAGAGTGAAAATACCATTAACAGTCTGGCCTTTATTTctagaaaaaaacaagagttgCTCTCTGTTGCTATGCTTTTAGGCTGTGAAATGTTAGACTCACTCTTGTCGTGTAGGTGCCCTCAGCGTCATCCTCCAGCACACGTGACAGGCCAAAGTCAGACACTTTACACTCCAGGTTGCCGTTAACCAGAACGTTTCTTGCTGCGAGGTCACGGTGGACGTAGTTCATGTCGGAGAGGTATTTCATGCCAGCAGCTATTCCACGCAGCATCCCCACGAGCTGATATGATGAAATCTCTCCATCATGGTCCTAAAGGGgaaaaatacatgttaaatACCTTTTTTTATACCTAATTATTAAGATTTTTAATGTGTCAAAAAATTTTAGTCAAATAGTCAAAAGTTTACTTCTGAAGCTCATTTGTCCTCCTGttaacaataacaaacatgCACCTACCTTCAGATATGTGTCAAGAGCTCCGTTCTCCATGTACTCTGTCACTATCATGATATGCTTGACTGAAAATTAGAACAAAATGTTGCATTTAGTGAAAGAAAAGTAGACACGCAGTTGAAGCAAATGAgccatgaatgtttgtttgaCTTGTGTCTGAGGCCATCAACTCACATTTGGTGACAACTCCCTCCAGGCGGATGATATTCGGGTGCGAGAACTGACCCATGATGCTGGCCTCGCTCAAGAAGTCCAGCCTCTGCTTCTCCGAGTACCCCGGCTTCAGGGTCTTGATGGCCACAGCCACCTCCCCTCGCACAGGAGACTTCATCACGCCACGGAACACTTCCCCAAACTCTCCTGATGGGCAGACggacagcaggaggaaacaTTAGAAATTGTGCTCTGACATTTGATTAAATGTAATTAGATGAAATGGAAGATAGGCGCTCACCAACACCGATGACTTTTTGTTTGCTGATGGCACCCTGCTCAATTTCTGTGACAAACTTCTGGATGGCAATGTTCGGGTCCTCATACATGTGTGGATCAACGTAAGTCTTCAGAGGCTTGAGCTGATCTAAGGAGGGAATAATAACTTATAGAACTGTTCCATCTGTAAATAATGGTGACGTATTATTACATGTTCAGAACGGTTTTCTAACCTGTCGAAAAGTAGGGATCTTCAGGTCCTCCCCTGCCACGAGAGCTCAGTCtcctgagaggaaaacacaaataatcacTACAAGGACTAAACAGAATACAGACTGGCTCTGAGGTAATTGCAGGTCAGACTCTGGTGAAAAAGATCAAGGCTGTACTTAATCGCAGGACTGCCTATTACTGATAAACCCTCCCTGAGCCGTCACACCAGAATATCCTTTAACAGTTCAAATAGTGCACAGGCTTGTGGCACATAATCACACAGTTTGCAGGCCTGTAGATGCCATTTATCTTGTTACCAACCGTTTACGCAGGAGCAGGACGGCCACCACAACAAGCAGAATAACTGCCACTCCAAAGACAGCTCCCATCACCATGGTGGAGTTGTTCTGGATCTGAGACTCAGCTGTGCAAATCATagagaggaaaacatttatCAACTCAAGTATGTGACATTAAAGTTTATATTAAAGGGCAGTAACTATTTCATCTTCCCTAGACTCTAAGGCTGCTGTTACCTAGTGGTGAAGTATGGAACTCGTGCTCCACGCTGTAGCTGCCAGGGCTGCCATCAGGACTCATCGCCTGCACCCTGAACATGTAAGTAGTGTCTGGGGTGAGGTCGTTAATCTGGACTGAACTTTTCTCCAAAATCAGGACTGTGTAGGTGGTCACATCTCGCTCGCCATCGTCATCCTGTGAAGAGGAAAAACGTTGTTTTTTATCTTAACCAGAAAATCTGTGAAGATTTCATGCAACAACCTCAACTCTGAATTGAGGGGAAGGAGAGACGAAAGAGTACAAAGCGCTCTGTCTTACTTTTCTGCGGTACATAAGCTCATAGCGGTGATTGATGTGGGCTGGAGGCCTGCGAGACAGAGtccaggacagagacagactggtGGGGCTGCGATCATCCAGATGGATCATCGTCACCTTGGGGGGATCTAACGGTCGgcgagagacagaaagcaaaatACTGGTTAGTGACTAATCATAGTCTTTGGAAGGACATTTGGAAATGAAAGCCTTTGGGACTCAGTGGGTCAGACCGAATTCCTCTTTGTGTAGTAAGCCTTTCTTTTTGTACAGTGGTTTTTACTGACAATATTGTATGAAAAAACGTCTAAACCCTCTTAACTCCGATGGAGACTCCAGACCATTTTTGGAAACTCAAAAGCTGTACTTCAAACTGTTTTATCACCTTCACAGTTGCTGACTTTTTCTAATTTTGTGAGAATTGCTTACTCATAATATTGAACAGATGACATTTCAAATATCTGCtccagaaaatgacaaattactTCTGATTGTGGCCACAGAAACTCCAGCTGAGAAAGAGGATTAAATACAATGGATTTTCACATGCTCTATACCTGTGGTTGGTGTTGAGAATAACTTCTCGACACCACCCAAATCCAAAATAGGTGTGTTTGGATATCTGGTATTAGAGTTATATAACAGTTTGGCAGTCACACCTCTCTGGGGTTTAATTAACTCCAAACATACGTAATGTCTCTGTGAGGGATAGCATACTGTGCATTTGGATGTCTGTGAATTACTTTTTGGCCAACAATTTGATAATGGACAGCTCATCGAAACATaggaaacattaaatatttaatcaatttgaatcaaagcaaaaacaacaggcCTGTTATGTGATCGAGCTCACCTGTATAGTCCAGAGCAGTGGTGATGCTCGCAGTGGGCTTCTCAGTGCCAAACTGGGACACGCCGCTGTGAGCCTCCACGGTGAACGTGTAGTTGAGATGAGAATCCAGGTCAGTAACGACGACCGTGGCGTCCTGCAGGTCTGTAGAACCTGGCTCGAAACGGACCTTCTCACCGCAGGGGACACACGAGGCCCCATCGCAGAGCTCACACACCACACTATAGGTGAGGTCACTGCGGCCCCCGGTCACCAGCGGTGGGCTCCAGGACAGCTGCAGCCTGCCCTCTGCTGACAGTGTGGTGGAGCTCAGGTCATGAGGGGCACTAGGTGGAGCTTTGGGAGGAAGTAGATGACACAGAACAGTTAGTCTGATGTCCTGACCTGCGTCTCATGAGCTAAAAGTTGATTTTGTAATAGTTCTAGTAATATGACAGTTGGGGGGTGTTGTTACCAGAGCAGGCTGATGAAGGAGGGTCTGAAGGGGAGCGGAAGAAACCTTCCTCACATTGACATTCAGTGGCGCCGGCATCAGAGGGCTTGGTGTTATCAGGACAAAGCTGACAAAACTGGCTCGATACAAATGGCTTGAAGTAGCCTGGTTTGCACGCTGTGTGAGAGCAAGAAGGTGTGTGTTAGTTTAAACATGTCATACAGGGCTAACtgtgaaacagacaaacacaggaaggaaTGACTGATCAAAATGCAAACAATGAAGCTGTCTCTGTA includes the following:
- the cplane2 gene encoding ciliogenesis and planar polarity effector 2 gives rise to the protein MAQVPPAGSVVVADWHRCKDSKEYFSKILHKKRRKKFGLLESPVMPPHVAVDTVHYKIFISGKSGVGKTALAARLAGLSIPNMHYETTGIETVVVYWPVKLRDSGRVLFFRLQLWDCGENALRRFDHLLPSCKEQVDAVLFLFSFTDRTSFDDLSNQIAKWTGTSVGRVVKLVVGTKFDLFMHCDVAERDVRNFQETWSLPVLRMGGEVSDGLGDVAPLLNCLAENLWHQDCVAAGSASHHSQQETVTLL
- the epha2a gene encoding ephrin type-A receptor 2a translates to MELRPVNVFLFLFMNQVFTSLQSKEQILLDMSASGSELGWLTLPYENGWEIVQTVVNGSLFYTYSVCSIDSTDQDNWLRTTFIQRRPGTTRVSVELRFVVRDCNTFEGASVACKETFNLFISEADADVGTNFRKGQFRKVATIAPDEVTRGRVLKVNTETRTVGPLSRKGFYLAFQDMGACVALLSVRVFYKTCPSTVQSLAAFPETVADALREVEGACVENAISQATPRIYCTAEGEWVVPVGQCQCLAGYETTGDSCQACKPGYFKPFVSSQFCQLCPDNTKPSDAGATECQCEEGFFRSPSDPPSSACSAPPSAPHDLSSTTLSAEGRLQLSWSPPLVTGGRSDLTYSVVCELCDGASCVPCGEKVRFEPGSTDLQDATVVVTDLDSHLNYTFTVEAHSGVSQFGTEKPTASITTALDYTDPPKVTMIHLDDRSPTSLSLSWTLSRRPPAHINHRYELMYRRKDDDGERDVTTYTVLILEKSSVQINDLTPDTTYMFRVQAMSPDGSPGSYSVEHEFHTSPLAESQIQNNSTMVMGAVFGVAVILLVVVAVLLLRKRRLSSRGRGGPEDPYFSTDQLKPLKTYVDPHMYEDPNIAIQKFVTEIEQGAISKQKVIGVGEFGEVFRGVMKSPVRGEVAVAIKTLKPGYSEKQRLDFLSEASIMGQFSHPNIIRLEGVVTKFKHIMIVTEYMENGALDTYLKDHDGEISSYQLVGMLRGIAAGMKYLSDMNYVHRDLAARNVLVNGNLECKVSDFGLSRVLEDDAEGTYTTRGGKIPIRWTAPEAIAYRKFTSASDVWSFGIVMWEVMAFGERPYWDMSNHEVMKAINESFRLPAPMDCPSAINQLMLQCWQHDRSKRPRFSDIVNILEKLLRSPESLKTIADFDPRVSIRLPSTSGCDGTMFRSVPEWLESIKMSQYSESFARAGITTMEQVLALRHEDIRNIGVRLPGHMKRIAYSILGLKDETSSLSVFAV